A segment of the Sphingomonas cannabina genome:
TGGTGAGGACGATCATCGCCAAAGCGGACGAGGGCGCTTCCGCCGAGGTGATCAGGATTTGCGCGAAACGCGCCGCAAGGAGCATGTGATGGCCGATCCGACGCCTTTTGACAGCCTGACGCCGACCGATACTTTGGCGGCGACCGACCAGATCCTCCTCAAGCGAGGGGCGATCTATTGCCGTTTCACCGGCCAACTTCCGGTGATTGCCGCCTCCGGCAATATTGGGATCGGTAGCCCCTCTCCGCGTACCAAACTTACGGTGAAGCCGCCCAGCGCCCCGGTCGACCCGGTTGGGAGATTACCTTTCGAGATCGGCGAGGACACGGACAATCCGGACTATGGTATTCGTCAGGGTCTCGTCTTTCAATCGGGCACATGGACCGGTGTCATCAATGTTGTGACTGGCGGCGTCGGCGGGCCGCTATCCCTCAATCCGTCCGGGGGGAACCTGCTCGTTGGCATCGCGAATGGAACCGAGCACCGTATTCGCAAACTGGTTGCGAGCAATGCGGGCGCCGCAATCCTGAACGTCATGGGAGAAGGCGCCTTGACCGCCACCTTCTATGCGATCACCGGCGGGCAGGGATCGAGCGCGAATGCGGCGGTTAAGATCGGGACGGATGGGGTGACCGGTCGATCCATCAGCACGGGCGGCACGATCAACGTCAATGGCGCCGACTACGCCGAATATATGACGAAGGCCGAAGGGTGCGGCACTATCGCGCCCGGCGACGTCTGCGGCGTCACGGCAGAGGGCCTGCTGACCCGTACCTGGTCGGAGGCAATCGGCTTCGTCGTGAAATCGACCGATCCCGCCTATGTCGGCGGAGACAGCTGGGCTCAGCAAATTGGAACGCGCCCCGAGGCGCCGGCGCCGATTGGCGAGGAGCCGGTGCTGCCGGATTTTCCGCCGCCGGCGCCCGGGGATATGCCGCTAGCCGAGGATGGCGAGGCCTCTGAGACCTACCAGCAGCGGGTCGCTGCCTGGGGCGCTCAGGTGACCGCCTATTGGCAGGCGCTGTCGGCCTATCAGCAGCAGGTGGCCGCTTACCCCGCGGCGCACACCGCCTGGGTCGAGGCAAAGGCTGCGTTCGATACCGCGCAAGCGCAATACGAGACTGACCTCGCCGACTGGGAAACGGCGCTCGAAGCGGCGCGCCAGCGGGTCGACCGCATCGCCTTCTCCGGTCAGGTGCCAGTCAACGTCGACGCCGATACGCTCGCCGCCTGCGAGGCAGCGCTAGCGGCCGGCACCGGTGTCTATCTGATCGCCGCGGCGAACGGCGGCGGGATCAAGGCGATCGCCGTCGCCGAGGCTGACATGACGCTGCCGCTCTACATGCGCCGGATCGGCAAGGTCTGGGCGATCCGCGACGGCCGGCCCTGGGTGGACGTGCAGCATGGGTAAGCGGCTTGTCCTAGTCGGCGCCCTGCTGGCGCTCCTCGGCTGCGATCAGGTCGGCGCCGACGGCTATTCTTTCGAGCGGAAGGAATTTGACCGAAAGACGGTGACGATCACCCTGGTCGAGCACAAGTCGCTCAGGGAACTGCGCGCCGCGGCGCCGCCGGGGACGCCGGGCCGCGACACCCTGTTCGGCTTCTCGATCCTCAAGGCCGACGGCACCTGCGAGATGCACGTCATGGACCCCATGGTGACTTGGGCGCCCGAGCACCGCGGCCATGAAGACGCGCACTGCTTCCACGGAAGGTTTCATTCGTGAACGAGCCCAAGCTCCTCGACCTCGGCGTACAGGCGGCTGCCGGCGGCGGAAGCTTTGCACTGACCCTTTATGCAATCCGATGGGCCTTGAACTGGCTGACGGGTCGTGTCGATCGTCGTGAGGCGCTTGTCCAGGCCCAGGAGGAGAAAGTCGACCGCGAATGGCAGGCGATCCGCGAGGCCCTGGAAGGCCGGATCGAGAAGCTGGAGGCGCAAGTCGACAAGGTGACGCGTGAAAGCGAGGCGTATCGTCTGGCGTTCCACCATGTTGCCAAAGCGCTAGTCGCGGCCGATCCGAACCATCCCGCGCTCACGATCGCCGACCAGATCCTGTCGGTGGCGTTCCCGCTCGACCTGCGCACGCTGGCGGAGCGTGCCGACCTGGCGCTGGACCGCGCCGCGGCGGCCAAGCCGGCGGAATAGCCGCCGCACAATCGGAGACATCGACCATGACCAATCACCTCGCCGCGGCGGGCCGGATCACCGTGCCCGTCGCGCTGGAGATCGCCGGCCACGAGGCGCTGGTGCAGGAAGCCTATCTCGACAGCGTGAAGGTCTGGACTTGGGGCATCGGTGTCACCGACAAGTCGGGCCATCGCGTCCAGCGCTACAAGGATAATCCGCAGCCAATCGCGCGGTGCGTCGAGGTCTTCATCTGGCTGCTGCGCACCAAGTACCTCCCCGAGGTCCAGGACGCTTTCGCCGACTGCGCCCTGACCGAGGCTCAATTGGCCGCAGCGCTGTCGTTCCATTTCAATACGGGCGCGATCCACCGTGCCGATTGGGTGCGCGCCTGGAAGATGGGCTCGGTCGAGACCGCGCATGCCGCGTTCATGAATTGGCGTAGCCCCGCATCGATCATTCCGCGCCGGGAGAAAGAGCGCGACCTGTTCTTCGACGGCGTCTGGTCGAACGACGGCACGACGCTGCACTATGATGTGCGCAAGCCCTCCTACACGCCGAATTGGAGTTCTGCCCGCCGGATCGACATCTCGGGCGAGGTCCGCACCGCGATCGAGGCGGGCGTATGAGGCCGCAGCCGCAGACCTACGCCGAGCGGCTGCGCGGCACGATGAGCTGGGCGCTGCTCGGAGCCGGCATCGTCTGCACTGGGTTCGCCGTCGGGGCGCTGCTGATCGCCTGGCGCGGCGGGTGGCCGGCCGGGACCGAGCATCAGCGCCTCTCGATCGTCGGCTGGGCACTCCTCGGCGCCCTCGCCGGCATGTTGGCCGTCATCATCAGTCTCGCGATCGGCGGGCCGGTCGGCCGCTTCAAGGCCAACGTCGGGCGCGCCGGCGTGGGGCTGGAGGCGGAGGACCATGATCTGCCGCCAGCGGCGACGGTCACGACAACCACGGTGGTCAACCCGGCGGCTTCGGCCGCGCCGCCGCAGACGGAGGAGAAGCGGACATGACCCTTGCGCTCCTCTCGCGCTACTGGCGCGAGCTAGGCCTTGCATTCCTCGCCGTCATCATCTGCGGCATGGTATTGCTCGACGCGCGCCACGCCTCGCAACGCGACAAGGCCCGCGCCGAGCTTGCGGCCGAGCAGGCTCGCCACGCTGTCACGCGACAGTCGGTCGAGACGCTGACCGCGGCGCTCGATGTCAAAAACCGCGAGAGCGAGGCGCGCGCCAAGGCCTACGAGGAGAGCAAGGCCGCCAACGCAAAGGCCATCGCCGAACTCGACCAGCGCTACAAGGCCACCGCGAGCCGCGTGGAGGCGCTGCGGGCGATGGCGAAGCAGTTCCCCGCCAATCCGGCCTGCCGCGCTCCGGCGGCGCTCCTGGCGCAGCTGGAGGGGCTGTAATGCGCACGATCGTCCTCGCCGCGCTGCTGCTCGCCAGCTGCAAGACGCCGCCGGCGCCGGGCATCGAAGTCCGCACCGTGACGAAGACGGTGGAGGTCCAGCGCCCCTGCGCCGCGACCAAGCCGAAGCGACCCGCGCCGATCCCGCTCCCGATGCCGACGGACGCGCTTCAGCTCGCCGCGGTGCTCGGGGCCAAGCTCGCGGAATATGCCGGGCCGGGCGCCTATGCCGATCGCGCCGAGGCGGTGATCGACGAATGCACGCGGGCGAAATAGCGGTGCGCTGCACCTATTGCGGCAGCGGACGCCACCAGAAGCCGCTGTGCCCGCACACCTGGTCCGGCTCATCGGCGCGGACACACCTCCGCTGCTCCTACTGCGGTGGCCGGGATCATGCCTACGAGGCGTGCCCGAAGATCATGGCGCCCCATCGACGCGACTCGAACGCCTATATCTTGGACCGCTAGCCGAACAGCGGCTTGCTGGTAAGGCGCAGCGCGTCCTCCTCGCTCATATCGCCACGGCCGGCCGGCGTCGCTATTATGGGCGCATGGCTGACGAGCTTACCCTCGCCGTCGTCGGGATCGACTATGCGAACGCGGATGGCAGCAACCGCCGCTTCGAGATCGGCCTGTGCCGGCCGGGCGATCCGATCGAACTGCGGCCGGAGCCGACGAACGAACACGATGAGCTCGCCGTAGCCGTCTGGCGGCCAGGCGGCGGTCAGATGGGCTACGTCACCGCAGAGCGAGCGCCCTTCGTGCGCCAGCGGCTGGCTACCGGCTACAAGGCGGTCTTTCAGGGCGTCGCCGGCTCCGCTGCCTATATCCGCGCGCGCTTCGGCGGTGGTGATCCGACGCTGCCGCCGGCGCCAGCCGAACAGATTGCGCACGCTCCGCCGCGGCGATCGAGCTACGATCCCGACGCATTCTATCCCGATCCGGACGGCCCAGAATGGGGCGCATAGGCATCCAGCAACATTCATGTGGGGGTATCGGTGGGGGTATCCAAGGCGCGCCATCCAGAAGGATCGGCGGAAATCCGCCGCAAACAGCTTCTAATTGGGTAGGTGCCGGGCCCACCAGCGCCGCGCAGGGTAAGCAGCGGCGGAGTTGATGCGAGCCTCTAAGCGCGGCCGTCCGACGGCGCGGCTTTGCCACGGCGCCTTGCATGCAGTTCAATGAAGCCGCTAAGGGCCGTCACGTCGGGGAGTAGCGCAGCCTGGTAGCGCATCTGCTTTGGGATACGATCAAACATCTAGGATTTCTGCCGCTTTTTGCGCCGTTGTGACGCGGAATGTGACGAAAGTGCTGCGGAAACCCGATCGAAGGCGGTATCGGCTGCGTCGGGCTTGATGTGAGCATAGCGCATCGTCATCGATATGTCGGAGTGCCCAAGGGCGTCCTTCACATCCGCAATATCGGCGCCGTTTTGCCGCGCCCACGACGCGAAGGTGTGCCGCAAATCATGGAACCGGACGTTTTCTAGCTTCGCGGCCTTGAGAGCGGCTTTCCACCGCTTCTCGAAATTCGTGATATCGAACACGCGCCCACGACGCTGGTCGATCGCCGTGGTCGATAGGGCGGC
Coding sequences within it:
- a CDS encoding lysozyme; this translates as MTNHLAAAGRITVPVALEIAGHEALVQEAYLDSVKVWTWGIGVTDKSGHRVQRYKDNPQPIARCVEVFIWLLRTKYLPEVQDAFADCALTEAQLAAALSFHFNTGAIHRADWVRAWKMGSVETAHAAFMNWRSPASIIPRREKERDLFFDGVWSNDGTTLHYDVRKPSYTPNWSSARRIDISGEVRTAIEAGV
- a CDS encoding HIRAN domain-containing protein, producing the protein MADELTLAVVGIDYANADGSNRRFEIGLCRPGDPIELRPEPTNEHDELAVAVWRPGGGQMGYVTAERAPFVRQRLATGYKAVFQGVAGSAAYIRARFGGGDPTLPPAPAEQIAHAPPRRSSYDPDAFYPDPDGPEWGA